A stretch of the Blastocatellia bacterium genome encodes the following:
- a CDS encoding response regulator transcription factor produces the protein MNILVIDDEIQILRTLRSSLSAYGHKVNIALGGQAGLDTLNEEVPDLVILDLSMPGMDGFEVCRRIRSFSKVPVIVLSARETERDKVLALDSGADDFVNKPFGINELLARIRAIMRRINDSASEVGHVVVGKLDLDFDRHIVTLDGKRLKLSPTEYNLLKTLAANIGQVVRHETLLARVWGADYKADNENLRVAVNHLRRKIEVDPSQPRYIITEPWVGYRLCDPNEENDQNNV, from the coding sequence ATGAATATTCTAGTTATAGATGATGAAATCCAGATTTTGCGCACTCTGCGAAGTTCTTTAAGTGCTTATGGACATAAAGTTAATATTGCTTTAGGTGGACAAGCAGGTCTAGATACATTAAATGAAGAAGTGCCAGATTTAGTAATTTTAGATTTGTCTATGCCAGGTATGGATGGATTTGAAGTTTGCCGCCGCATTCGTAGTTTTTCTAAAGTACCAGTAATTGTGCTTTCTGCTAGAGAGACAGAAAGAGACAAGGTTTTAGCCTTAGATAGTGGTGCAGATGATTTTGTTAATAAACCATTTGGTATTAATGAGCTTCTAGCACGTATTCGAGCCATTATGAGACGAATCAATGATTCTGCTTCTGAAGTAGGGCATGTTGTAGTAGGAAAATTAGATTTAGATTTTGATCGTCATATAGTTACTTTGGATGGAAAAAGACTTAAGCTTTCGCCTACAGAATATAATTTACTAAAAACTTTAGCTGCTAACATTGGTCAAGTTGTTCGCCATGAAACTTTGCTTGCCCGTGTTTGGGGAGCAGATTATAAGGCAGATAATGAAAATTTACGTGTAGCAGTTAATCATTTACGCCGTAAAATTGAAGTTGACCCTTCACAACCTCGCTATATCATTACTGAACCCTGGGTTGGATATCGTCTTTGTGACCCAAATGAAGAAAATGATCAAAATAATGTGTAA
- a CDS encoding helix-turn-helix transcriptional regulator, producing MMPQMSSVKYDSNLLTSRESEVLRLIAEGATSKEIGQKLGISYKTADAHRENIKKKLHVSSIAHLVRYAIMIGLVKPEYTLQ from the coding sequence ATGATGCCACAAATGAGTTCAGTAAAATATGATAGCAACTTACTTACCTCTCGTGAGAGTGAAGTATTACGATTAATTGCTGAAGGTGCTACTAGTAAGGAAATAGGGCAAAAATTAGGAATTAGTTATAAAACAGCCGATGCACACCGAGAAAATATTAAAAAGAAATTGCATGTTAGCTCTATTGCACATCTAGTGCGCTATGCCATTATGATAGGTTTAGTCAAACCAGAGTATACATTGCAATAA
- the yhbY gene encoding ribosome assembly RNA-binding protein YhbY yields MLTGKQKKFLRAQAHHLKAIFQIGKSGVSENLATQISLALTANELVKISILQNCETDRYEVAENLVQATGAELVQVLGKTLVLYRATDNRQYTLP; encoded by the coding sequence ATGTTGACAGGAAAGCAGAAAAAGTTCTTACGCGCTCAAGCTCACCACTTAAAAGCAATTTTTCAAATAGGAAAATCAGGTGTAAGTGAAAATTTAGCTACACAAATAAGTTTAGCTTTAACAGCAAATGAGCTTGTAAAAATATCTATTTTGCAAAATTGTGAAACAGATCGTTATGAAGTTGCAGAAAATTTAGTACAAGCTACAGGAGCAGAATTAGTACAAGTTTTAGGAAAAACTTTGGTTCTTTATCGTGCTACTGATAATCGACAATATACATTACCATAA